GAAGGTTCAGATCGAGGGGAAAGACGGTAAGCTGTCGGACGAGGATGCGATCCTGCGGACGCGCATGCCGTTCAACCAGCCTCACCCCGGCAGCAGCATCCTTGAATTCGCCAACGTGGCGGAACAGATCCAAGAGGTGTATTCTCGTTTTGTTCACGATGGGAAGATAGAAGCCTGATGATTCAGAAGGTCACGATAGGCGCCGTATTGGCCACAGCCGCACTGTTCGGCTGGGGAGTGCCATTGCTGCGCCTGTTCGATGCCTTCCAACCGATGATCGTCGCGCTGTCCATCATGCTTGCCGCCATCCTGGTCCGGCTCAATCGCGGCATGCCCACGTTGGATTGGAAAAGCCTTGAGCCGGAGGAGCGTTCGCGACTCACCGGCAGCATCGTGGCGCTGACCAAGGAATACGCCTACATCGTGGGCATCAAGGCGGTTCTGATCACCACGCTTGTTTCCCTGACGGTCGTCAAGGAAGAGGCCAAGCTGTGGGGCGATTGGACCGGGCTAGGCGTATCCGCGGCGATCGGCGCCCTGGCCGCATTGAGCGTTGCCCGGATGGGCTATGTGATCTGGCGGGATTACGACATTGTCCGACTGCAAAAGAAGCTGATCGATGCCTCAGGCGTTCGAGAGAAGCTGGAGGCCGAAACGAAGGCATCGAGCCAGAGGGTAGCCGATATTCGTTCGGCAGGATTAAGGAAGATTAGCTCTGCTGACCCTCAACCATGGTCGGAACAGTAATTGCGTTTGTGCATTGTGTTGAAAATTATTTCTTTATATTCATATAAAGCCCATAAATATTTTGTGCAGCAGATATAAATTATTTCGTAATATATATGAAATTCTGCGAATAGAATTGTCTTATTATTAGTTACTTGAGAAAAATTGCCACTTGGGCGTGTTGGAGCTTGCTCGTCAAAAAATTAGTGAAACGTGCTGTTCGCTTATCGAAAGCGGCTCATGGTTGATAGGTAAGAAGAATGTGGCATTATGTGGTGTTTCTGCGAGCGCTGAACTCTAAGGCCGAAAGGTGTTACCATGGAAAGCTCTCTTGATAGGGATGGAATGATTTATGCTGCAACCAATGATCTTATCGCTCGTTTGACGAGACATTATTATCAGCCGCTGTATAATTTTTTATCCCACAATCCTCATTTGATTAGTAAATTTACGGGTTTTTTGCTCAATCCTGAATACATTTCAGTATATTGGGGCAAGACACACGTTGCTGTTGAGTACAGTGGAAGCGAAGTTATTGACAGGCTTCCTGAAGAAGGGGTTGGGGATATAAAGATTTCTATCTTATTTAACACTGATAATATTTTGGAGGACATTATTGGTTTTAAATCAGACTCCAACTCTAATTTTGAAATCCCTCTTGCTGAGATGAATGAAGATATGATTTTTCCTACAAATAGAGGGTGGGAAAAAATGCATAATCTTGGCTGGAATGTTGAGGCGCAAAATAATTATACTTTTTTCAATATGAGATATCCTAAGCCTCAGATTGGAAAATTTTGTAGAATAGTCAATAGCCGTTTTTTTGATGCTGATGAAACGGGATTGATTGTAAGGCATATCAAGTGGATGGATTTTTTTCCAATTTTTACTGAAAGGAGGGATGGAGCATTGTTGTTTGGATTTAACATTTCTAATGTTAGGCGTTTGGTTGAGAATGATGCAAAATACATTTACCCCATGCCTGACGATTTTAAGTACGTGCAATTGCCGAAAATTAACCGATTTATCGAGATTTGGGGAAACAGAAGAAATAGAGAAACAGATATTACGTCATTTCTTTCGAAACCTGAAAACGAGTTCATTCTTACAATGAAATTTGGT
The sequence above is drawn from the Azospirillum lipoferum 4B genome and encodes:
- a CDS encoding Shedu anti-phage system protein SduA domain-containing protein; amino-acid sequence: MESSLDRDGMIYAATNDLIARLTRHYYQPLYNFLSHNPHLISKFTGFLLNPEYISVYWGKTHVAVEYSGSEVIDRLPEEGVGDIKISILFNTDNILEDIIGFKSDSNSNFEIPLAEMNEDMIFPTNRGWEKMHNLGWNVEAQNNYTFFNMRYPKPQIGKFCRIVNSRFFDADETGLIVRHIKWMDFFPIFTERRDGALLFGFNISNVRRLVENDAKYIYPMPDDFKYVQLPKINRFIEIWGNRRNRETDITSFLSKPENEFILTMKFGATRIASELICEWQSERRESIKPDFFVIHPDGYADIVEFKLPDIAGDVIVGRKNRESFSAWLNSYISQTRNYAEYFDDPNNRKWFFDKYGFNVIKPRRWVVVGRRGDFEGDIWRKIVSDYRDISIMNFDDLVDGVSAQFYK